The Erythrolamprus reginae isolate rEryReg1 chromosome 3, rEryReg1.hap1, whole genome shotgun sequence genome contains a region encoding:
- the B3GALT2 gene encoding beta-1,3-galactosyltransferase 2: protein MLQWRRRHCCFAKMTWNTKRSLFRTHFIGLLSLVFLFAIFLFFNHHDWLPGRVGYKENPVAYTTRGFRSTKSETNHSSLRTIWKDSVPQTLRPQMIINSNDTGASPQGVTGLENTLSANGSIYNAKGTGHPASYHFKYIINEPEKCQESSPFLILLIAAEPGQVEPRQAIRQTWGNESLAPGIQIVRIFLLGLSIKLNGYLQKTILEESRQYHDIIQQEYLDTYYNLTIKTLMGMNWVATYCPNVPYVMKTDSDMFVNTEYLIHKLLKPELPPRQKYFTGYLMRGYAPNRNKDSKWYMPPDLYPSERYPVFCSGTGYVFSGDLAEKIFKVSLSIRRLHLEDVYVGICLAKLRIDPMPPPNEFVFNHWRVSYSSCKYSHLITSHQFQPSELIKYWNHLQQNKHNACANTAKEKAGKYRHRKLH from the coding sequence ATGCTTCAGTGGAGAAGGCGGCACTGCTGCTTTGCCAAGATGACCTGGAATACCAAACGGTCTCTCTTTCGCACACATTTCATTGGTCTACTTTCTCTTGTGTTCCTTTTTGCtatatttctgttttttaatcacCATGATTGGCTGCCTGGCAGAGTTGGATACAAAGAAAACCCTGTGGCATATACTACACGGGGATTTAGATCAACAAAAAGTGAAACAAACCACAGCTCTTTAAGGACCATTTGGAAAGATTCAGTTCCTCAAACCCTGAGACCACAGATGATTATTAATTCCAATGATACGGGAGCGTCACCTCAGGGAGTTACTGGTTTAGAGAACACGCTCAGTGCCAATGGGAGTATATACAATGCAAAAGGAACTGGACATCCAGCTTCTTATCATTTTAAATACATCATCAATGAGCCTGAAAAATGCCAAGAATCAAGTCCGTTCCTAATACTTCTTATAGCTGCAGAACCAGGCCAGGTGGAACCTCGGCAAGCTATCAGGCAAACCTGGGGAAACGAAAGCCTGGCACCTGGGATTCAAATAGTTCGTATTTTTTTGCTAGGTTTAAGTATTAAATTAAATGGATACCTTCAGAAAACTATCCTAGAAGAAAGCAGGCAATACCATGATATTATCCAACAAGAATACTTGGATACTTATTACAATTTAACAATTAAAACACTCATGGGAATGAACTGGGTGGCCACCTACTGCCCAAATGTTCCATATGTTATGAAAACTGACAGTGACATGTTTGTAAATACAGAGTATTTAATACACAAGCTATTGAAGCCAGAGCTGCCTCCCCGGCAAAAATACTTTACTGGCTATCTAATGAGGGGGTATGCACCTAATCGGAACAAAGACAGTAAGTGGTACATGCCACCTGATCTGTATCCAAGCGAACGGTATCCTGTATTCTGCTCTGGGACTGGTTATGTTTTTTCGGGAGATTTAGCAGAAAAAATTTTCAAGGTTTCACTGAGTATCAGACGGTTGCATTTAGAAGATGTATATGTAGGCATCTGTCTTGCCAAACTGAGAATTGACCCAATGCCCCCACCCAATGAGTTTGTCTTCAATCACTGGCGGGTTTCTTATTCCAGCTGTAAATATAGTCATCTAATTACCTCCCATCAGTTCCAGCCAAGCGAACTGATCAAATACTGGaaccacttgcaacagaataagCACAATGCCTGTGCCAACACAGCAAAAGAAAAAGCGGGGAAATATCGTCATCGTAAACTGCACTAG